AGGTCGGCCTCTTCAGCGCAAAAAGCTGCGTAAAGTCATGGTGAAGAGAGACAAAAAAGTtagaagaaaagaagacaattttgaAAGAGCATTAGTGATTGCAAATACAAAGACAAGGGTTGACGTCGTGTGGCAAAGTGGAAAAACTGAAGTTGGACTTGTGTCAACAACTTTAATATCAGTCGAAAGTCCTGGTGATCATGAATTTTATGCTGAGCAGTATGTGGTGGAGAAAGCTTCAGACGACGATGACGTTTCTGAAGTTAGGCGTGTTGGGGTTGTGAAGAGTGTTAATGCAAAGGAGAGAACAGCGTCTGTGAGGTGGTTGAAGCCAGTTGCCAGGCCTGAAGACCCAAGAGAATTTGATGAGGAGGAAGTGGTAAGTGTATATGAACTTGATGTGCATCCTGACTATGACTATTGCCATGGGGACGTAGTTGTAAGGCTGTCTCCAGTTTGTGTTTCGACCGAGGACACTGAACGGCAGGTTGATTCACACGGAACAAATCCCGATGTGAAAAAGCATTTAGGATCATCCAAAGAAGAAGACAAGTCAAACGATGAATCTCATGGGGATTTTTCAGATCTCTCTTGGGTAGGAAACATAACTGGTCTTAAGAACGGGGATATTGAAGTTACGTGGGCTGATGGCATGGTTTCAACGGTATGTCTCACCCCTAATTCTTCGATTTATTGCTTCTTTATCTTCTAATGCCAAGTTTTTATAGATCATATCTTCAAATAGTTAGAATTCTTATTTTGTTTCACATTTTTTACTTTTACTGCCCCTTAAAAAAGGCATCCATTCTAATGTTTTAATAGTGGGGTTAGGAACTAATTTATCTAGAAGTAGCGACACTATAAACAATAATAAAAGTAGGAAAAGCATTTTAAGCATCATTTAAGGGAAAACCCACCACACTGATCTGGTAATTTGTCTTAGGTTGGGCCTCAAGCAATCTACGTGGTTGGTCGGGAAGATGACGAGGAATCTATTGGAGCGGGGAGTGAAGAAAGTGATGATGGAGGAGCAAGTTGggaaacagttcaagaagatgaaatggaTCCACTTGAGAATGCTGAAGAGgtatttctttcttttatttaaaCACTATTTTTTGTGGATGATCTTCAAGTTACCAGTTTGGAAGCTTAGTAACCTTCACCAGAGGGACGTCACCTGTTAAATGTTGTAGTAACTCCCATTTCCGCTTTCTTATCTTTATATATTTTTACTAAGGAAGAAATTATTGGGGACTTAAACTGTGGTGCTATCTGTCTTATGGAGTACCTTTATCCATGTTATTGTATGCTATTTCATTCTTCTATTTTTGTTAATGAATGGGATGCTAATGGTTTATCTACAGGAAGCTCCACAGCTAAATGTTCACATCAATGGTGAGGAAGAAACACTAGTTCACTCAGAAGAGAACAGCTCTAATCGAAATGGACCACTTTCAATTCCTCTTGCTGCCCTTGACTTTGTTACCCGGCTCGCTGTTGGGATTTTCTCCTTAGGAAAAAGGCAGGCTGATCCTCTGTCTTCAGATTCCATTGGTGAGAGTGATCCTACATTACTGGGGATTAATGATTTCCCTGAGAGAAAAACAGCAATTGGTGAACCAAGTAGCTCTTTAGATAATAATGATGATAGTTATAGTGCAGAAGCTGCACACGTAAATGCCGAGGGACTTGGTCTTCTATTGGAGGGCATGGAGGTTATGAAGGTAACTGAGGCTTTCAGCAGCTTGAGGACTGAAGATCCTAGTTCTCCCAGCATGACAGGATCTGGTGAAGATGATACTAGCTCCTTTAGACGATTCGATACGGCCAAAGATCCTCTTGACCATTACTATTTGGGAGAAAACGGACAGGTAGACTTTGTTTTTTTCTCCTTGATTTGTGTTTTGTTCTTTAATTTTGATTTGGACTTCTCTGTGCAGAAATGTACGTTAGAATTTTTTTATTAGTTGGCCATTGACACCTGTGCTAGTTCCACCTATGTAGTGTGTATATAACCTACAACGAGTAAGAAATGGAAAGATTGGAATATACTGAACGGTTTGGACGTGTGTTTCTTTTATTTGTCTGTTTCGTTCCCATTTGTTTGAATATTTCATCCCTGAATTTGTATCACATCAGTGTAGTTTTGAGTTCTTTATGGCGTATTTCTAATGTCGGAATTTGTTTTGGTTCTGTTAGTTCGGTTGTGCACAGTATTTACCTGTTATACCACCACATGTTTTTAACGAAGTTGCATATGTCATCATATCTAAATCTGGTGTGGCCTCTCAATTTTCAGAATAACGGAAGGAAGTGGCTcaagaaggttcagcaagacTGGACCATCCTTCAGAAAAACCTTCCGGGTATGTTTGATGACATGTTGATTTCTTAAAattaagaagaaagaaagaaagaaagaaagaaagaaagaaagaaagaaaaagaaaagtccatGATCCATATTCTTACGGAACAGAACCTGTAGATTGAAAGCTCATATGCTTTTCTTACAGGTACCATATATGTGCGGGTTTATGAAGATCGAATGGATCTGATAAGGGCAGTAATTGTCGGGGCATATGGGACACCATACCAAGATGGcctctttgtttttgattttcacCTTCCTCCAGAATATCCTCAAGTTCCACCGGTAAGAAAATTTACAAATGCATCTGTCAAGTCAATTTTCGTCTTTAGTTGGATTAAGTAAAAATTTGGGGGAAAAGAAAGTTCACATGTTGAAAGTTTCTATGATACTGCAGTCGGTATACTATCATTCTGGTGGCTGGCGGATAAACCCAAATTTATATGAAGAAGGCAAAGTGTGTCTTAGCCTTTTAAATACCTGGACTGGCAGAGGAAATGAAGTTTGGGACCCATCATCTTCCAGCATCCTTCAAGTCCTAGTTTCTCTCCAGGGTTTGGTGCTGAATTCTAGGCCATATTTCAATGAAGCTGGGTATGATAAGCAGGTCGGAACAGCCGAAGGAGAGAAGAACTCATTATCATACAATGAGAACACTTTTTTGCTTAACTGCAAGTCAATGATGTATCTTATGCGAAAGCCTCCTAAGGTGAGACATCATATTTTATAATTTCTTATATTTACCATGAGCCATTTTTCTTTGTGTCAATATTTTGTATCTATAACAACCTAAGGGTATGGTTTAAAGCAAAGCTGTAAGGCCTTGGTGATGTGTAGAAAACAACAAGGAAATTATGTCCTTGACTATCTCTTCGCATCGACAGGTCTAGCTATTTCACTTATCTAACAATGAAATTCTATGTTTGTAACTGGTGTAGGATTTCGAAGAGCTTGTTAAGGACCATTTTAAGAGGCGGGGTCATTACATCCTTAAAGCCTGTGAAACATATATGAACGGATACTTAATTGGCTCTCTTACGGATGATGCTTCACTAACTGATAACAGCAGTGACAACTCAACATCAGTTGGTTTCAAGTTGATGTTGGCTAAGATAATGCCAAAGCTAATTTCTGCATTAAGTGAAGTTGGTGCGCATTGTGATGAATTCAATCATCTACGAGATTCATGACAGAATAGAAACAGAAGGATGCATCCAGGGCCCCTGACATAAAGTGGCCAAAGTTCAACTTTGGGCAACATACTTTTAGGggcatcattttttattttatttttgctaagATATATTGAATTAATGATATAAGTTTTTAACAAAAAAATCAACACCTTTTTTTTGGGTGTATTCAATTTATAGATAATTGAGATAAATCCTTGGTATTCAAACTAGCAAAAATTCACCAAAGCGGATCTAGGGGAAGCTAAAAACCTTCTGGACACTTTACTATTTTTTGGGAAAATCACTGGCCAGATAGTTAATTTACAAAAATCAAGTGTTTATTTAATCCCGTATCCATCCAAACATGGGAAAGTTatgacaaaaattctaaaagtccCTTTGATGATTAAAAATGATAGATATTTGAGTACATCTATTTTCTTTGATAAGAATCGAAAAACCAACTTTGAGCCTGTACTTCAAAAATATTATTCCACTCTACAAGGCTGGAAATCCAAACTTCTATTCCAAGCGGATATGACAGTTTTGATTAAATCGATTCTTCAAGCCTACCCAACTTGTCAAATGCAAGTCCTAGTTCTGGCAAAAGAAACTCTAGATCAACTTGACCAAATTTGAAGAAACTTATGGtggaaaaaagaaaggaaaaaaaggcAAGGAGGTTTCATAAGAGCTTGGACAAGTATATGCAAGCCTATCTCTCAAGGAGgtttaggaattaaaaacccGCATCAATTTAATATAGCTCTCCTCACAAAACTTGCCAATAGGTTAATCACTTAACAAGATCAATTATGGGTTAAACTTCTTAAAGCCAAGTATTTCCCAAATTCACACCCACTTGAAGCCTCTAGAACTTCGAATTTGTCGTGAATTTGGACGAGCATCCAAAAAGGTTAAGAACTGATTAAGGGAAATTTTGTTTGGCAATTCAAAAACGGAGCATCGATAAAAATATGGTAGGACATGGATTCTAAAATGCGGATATTGTCCACAAAATTCCCAACTTACAAGATCAGGCACCAAAAATGGTACAAGAGTTAATAACGGAGCAAAAAAAAATGGGATCAGgaaaaactaaacaaatatttttacccagaggataaaaaaaaaatcaatctataaATTCAAGAGACAAGAGCAAGAAATTATTAGATGGAGGCATCATCACTCAGGGAAATTCCCGGCTAAGAATATTTATAATTTTCTAGCCAAGCATCAAAATAATAATGACATTTTAGACTTTCCCTgggaaaaagtttggaaaattcAGGCAATCCCACGAATAAGACTTTTCATTAGGAAACTAGCTCAAAAAGCTCTTTCAACTTCTTCGAGACTGGGAGCTCATTATCCAGATATTGATACGAACTGTCAGATGTGTGATAATCAAGCGCAGGAAACGGAATACCATCTCTTCGGAGAGTGTCCTTTCGCAAAAACAATTTGGTTTAGTCTCTCCCTCGAAAATTTAATCTTAAACTGCAATACATATATGATTATTTCTTAGGTTAGATGGTGGACTACATAACCTGATTTAGTCAATTTACAGGAAAGAATATCCACCATCAtttggttcatctggaaatatagatgctcggttgttttttagaaaataaatccaGACCCGGTCAATCTAATAGGCAAAATTAATAGATTTTTACAATCTACCTCTTTGAATATCCTTCAAGATGATATAAACATACAAAAGAAAATCTCAATCAATTACTCCTGGTCCAACCTAAATTCAGATTGGATAATTTTTGTAGATGCGTCCTTTAAGAAAGAAGATTGGTCGATGGGTTATGCATGTATCCTATACTCAGCGGATCATGAGACTTTCATGCACTTATCAGCGGGTTCGGAGTGGGATACGTCAGCATTTCGCGCAGAAGCAAAATCTTTACTAAAGGAAGTTACTTggctaaaagaaaatattttttctagCGTTTCAATAGTCACAGACTGCAAAGTCCTGGCAGACAACATAAACAAGGTATGTTCATACTTTTCGTGGACAACGGAAAACACTATGCAGGGAGCAAGGATAATTTTGAGTGAATTACCTCAAGCTAAAGTGAAATATATTGCGTGGAAGCATAATTCAGCAGTGAGTTACATTGCCAAGGAAGCAAGGATTAAAAATCTTTAGCATATTTCGACCAAACTGCATCAAAAAGTTCAGAAAACTAGCATAGATactaatgtttttgataaaaaaatgaatttgTAACCCTCTTGTATTACATTTGCTAGTTAATATATGATatttttccattaaaaaaaaactagaatTATATACTTTTATACAAATCCGAGGGTTCAAAAGCATGGATATTTAATTCCACAAAATCCGAGGTATTCAAATTAGATATCTTAATGTTCCTAAAAATCTTTCgtattcaatttatatgtttttatgatCCAAGAATTCTGTGAATTTTTCTGATCAAATTATGGAACAAAATACCTTTTTTTTCCTCTCCAAATCTCTAGCTACGGGAAGAGAATTTTATGGGTTCTTGAGCGAAAATTTCTATCACGAACATAACACTCGAGATAACTATCTATCGAGAATGATATCAGTTTCCCTCATTCAGTGAGACAACTGCAAATAAACATTAGTCTTACCACTTCGTCAGTACCCCATAATTTTATACGATTATAGTAGTtcaagtcatatcagttttccttggtaaatcatcaaaacaaattttactttttcaaatttttccgtttttataataaatatcaatcaaaaaAGTACCCAAGTATTCATCTTAATCAAAACTCACTTTGATAGCAAACTTATGAACTTGGTAACTTGTTTTACCTATTTCAACTATGTGCAAGCTAGAAACACAATTGATTATAAGATCATGATAATAAGTTTCAATCGGACATTTTATTAAATGCTAACTGCATTTCATATAGACAACCTGATTTTGAACTTTATTATTCCATACAAATCTCTAAAAGATTCCACTTTAATCCATGATATTTTAACATAAGTCCATGGATATATAATGAAATCTTATAAATCCATATATTTCATGTAAAAGAGGAATCCACACTTATCCTTAAAACTCTTGGTCGAATACATCGCTGTTAAATAGTTTGTTGGTATTCctggtgttttggggtaaaaaccgattctgctggaaatggtaaatttgggtgtgccgccgagaaaccaatctaaatcctaaacaaatgcactgcacgggagtactttagattcgagagatcattaTGTAcaattccggcctaaaccaagaaatggtcgtttcagacttgcttcggtcacaaagtgaaggagaagggttgatcttagggagggaagcgaagaaggtgtttaattaagatttttgattgtggttgttgtagtagtaaagattcgaactctaagacttgttaagattgattttaaaggaataaaatagagagttactgggtctaggattcggccaaactcatatcaataggttcaattattcattctcaaacaattatcgctcgacaagtaaaacaacatcgactcttattcttgccaaggtagattctccaaacattaattataaatcgtaagcatgggacatcaaacatctaagcaagaatgacccatctaataaaataataactaattttttcaaatcataattctattttaattaagtgcaaaagtcaaatagaaaataaaacaaattcacccaagtatgaagtccggcttcctccgtcgacccagtattgggtttagctccacatggtgaaaacactctcaaaataatatttcattgcttaaaaaggtgttcacaaggagaaaaggtataaaacagggcttttgtaacagttataattgttacagatacaacaataaactgttactgatgttgtagcttctacgactgtcactatgtgtcgcaaccactgtagatatacgacccacggctaagtaTCGTtatcactgttggaaaacgactgtctttgcaagtctgttcttcgttcttcactgtttttctgctgctgctgcagatttctctgcagcaattctctcgactctgtagcctccccaatcactcgataTCTTTTCTAAGACATCCGATGGCCTTTTTATACCTCACCAGCACCAAATCTTCCACTATAACTCCGTATAATTTTCTCTTCAATTCTCAGCAGATGCGGGGATATTTCTTTCCTGTTTTTCTTCTCTTCACGCCTCTGCTGCTGTCAAATCTCTTCAAACGCGTGCCATACACATTCTGATGGAGTAGTACTCGGTTTATTCACACAAGAAACTTCCAAAAATGTAGTCGAAGTCCAAAAATATCTCACATGAATATTTCACAGGAATATGCTTTATCTTGTTTAACTCCACGTAGCTTTCCTTTTCTTCTCATATGCGTGCTCTgagctggatttccttgtttatgTTGGCTTGATAGGGTAgaattttgttgagtaaagaagaaaatcttctCCCATGCAATACGTATCATCAAATATTCCGTGATAATCTTCCTCTTTAATGCAGTTCCCTGCATTATCAAAACTCCGTGTAACtccttgattttcttaattacagCGCACTTACCATTCCTGTTTGGTAAGAATAAGTCATTCTCCAACGAAAACAGAAAGAAAATCTCGAGAAGATCTCTTGTAATAACTTCCCGAAACTCGATATCTTTTCCACACTCTGTTTCGCTTCACACGGATATCCAACCCAATTCTTTCGAATACAATGACTATACCAAGCCTGTTTACTGCTAACAGGTCCAACAGAACtgaatccagcgattgaatcttctttaattgccaccaaaaatcgaaccctaatatttgctgccattttcccgccaaaaaccagattcaaatggggaagaagatggtcgccccttaacagagatggggtgcgaatatccaagggtgtaaatagtaattgaggtgccccttatcaatgaggtgtcccttagtaattgaggtgccccttaacgagtccgaataacatgtgtcctccggggggtgcttttaacaacttttcgagcaacattttccacaagagcttatttccttaaaaacacttaaaacaagattattagtgataaaatgagtcccagctaatgtatttatgagtgaaaatgtgttgcactttcgtgcttatcaaattcccccacacttacattttgctagtcctcgagcataacagaaaattgacccgctacacagctggtcataagagagagttagacccgctacacagctggtcatgacaaatgccatacacaagacccgcgacataattttttatttttttattcttttagagacccgctacacaaccggtcataacatgcaagaaaaaagaaaagacccgctacacagctggtcataaccctaacaatcataatatatattttttttatagacccgctacacagctgatcattcattttttttttttatttttttttgtagacccgctacacagctggtcataatatgcaagaaaattcctgaaaaagaaaaataaaatgttaaccactcccccacacttaaacattacattgtcctcaaagtAATTGAGTCATcaatgcaaaacttaagatgggaaacccataagatgcaaaaaaaaaacgaaaatataaaaataaaaatacacctactggaatgtacaaaaa
This is a stretch of genomic DNA from Papaver somniferum cultivar HN1 chromosome 1, ASM357369v1, whole genome shotgun sequence. It encodes these proteins:
- the LOC113291232 gene encoding probable ubiquitin-conjugating enzyme E2 23 isoform X1, which encodes MGKEHLPDDANVSEPKEDDMQDDKGLTLAKDEVLVGSTESKETVEQVAGGNVGNGTTYIYRQDVVRFLKDDRGVVGIVTEVAGDTDSDESDTSEDEDDDDDDAAGAADIKGGDNEKEVKAVVADEEDKEDGDEEDKEDGDGSDSDEMVDDEEDEESDEEEESDDEKNPPLPADQVRVMWMDRSETTHLISDVEVIDRGFLHGDIVASAADATGQVGIVVDVNISVDLQAADGSIIKDICSKDLKRVRDFTVGDHIVCGHWLGRVEDVLDNVTVKFDDGAVCKLMKVDPLRLKPVVKNILEDGHFPYYPGQRVKATSSVFKNAKWLSGSWKASRLEGLVTKVTVGSVFVYWIASASSGYGSESAIPPAEEQSPKGLKLLSCLQHANWQVGDCCLLSSTAPVSSIPIENESSQTMSDLPVEDGLDSGEDQEKYEGHTESMDLDAVPNLDVNSVNIESTTSLKSGSYSSSLTISKGPMHEGRPLQRKKLRKVMVKRDKKVRRKEDNFERALVIANTKTRVDVVWQSGKTEVGLVSTTLISVESPGDHEFYAEQYVVEKASDDDDVSEVRRVGVVKSVNAKERTASVRWLKPVARPEDPREFDEEEVVSVYELDVHPDYDYCHGDVVVRLSPVCVSTEDTERQVDSHGTNPDVKKHLGSSKEEDKSNDESHGDFSDLSWVGNITGLKNGDIEVTWADGMVSTVGPQAIYVVGREDDEESIGAGSEESDDGGASWETVQEDEMDPLENAEEEAPQLNVHINGEEETLVHSEENSSNRNGPLSIPLAALDFVTRLAVGIFSLGKRQADPLSSDSIGESDPTLLGINDFPERKTAIGEPSSSLDNNDDSYSAEAAHVNAEGLGLLLEGMEVMKVTEAFSSLRTEDPSSPSMTGSGEDDTSSFRRFDTAKDPLDHYYLGENGQNNGRKWLKKVQQDWTILQKNLPGTIYVRVYEDRMDLIRAVIVGAYGTPYQDGLFVFDFHLPPEYPQVPPSVYYHSGGWRINPNLYEEGKVCLSLLNTWTGRGNEVWDPSSSSILQVLVSLQGLVLNSRPYFNEAGYDKQVGTAEGEKNSLSYNENTFLLNCKSMMYLMRKPPKDFEELVKDHFKRRGHYILKACETYMNGYLIGSLTDDASLTDNSSDNSTSVGFKLMLAKIMPKLISALSEVGAHCDEFNHLRDS
- the LOC113291232 gene encoding probable ubiquitin-conjugating enzyme E2 23 isoform X2 — protein: MGKEHLPDDANVSEPKEDDMQDDKGLTLAKDEVLVGSTESKETVEQVAGGNVGNGTTYIYRQDVVRFLKDDRGVVGIVTEVAGDTDSDESDTSEDEDDDDDDAAGAADIKGGDNEKEVKAVVADEEDKEDGDEEDKEDGDGSDSDEMVDDEEDEESDEEEESDDEKNPPLPADQVRVMWMDRSETTHLISDVEVIDRGFLHGDIVASAADATGQVGIVVDVNISVDLQAADGSIIKDICSKDLKRVRDFTVGDHIVCGHWLGRVEDVLDNVTVKFDDGAVCKLMKVDPLRLKPVVKNILEDGHFPYYPGQRVKATSSVFKNAKWLSGSWKASRLEGLVTKVTVGSVFVYWIASASSGYGSESAIPPAEEQSPKGLKLLSCLQHANWQVGDCCLLSSTAPVSSIPIENESSQTMSDLPVEDGLDSGEDQEKYEGHTESMDLDAVPNLDVNSVNIESTTSLKSGSYSSSLTISKGPMHEGRPLQRKKLRKVMVKRDKKVRRKEDNFERALVIANTKTRVDVVWQSGKTEVGLVSTTLISVESPGDHEFYAEQYVVEKASDDDDVSEVRRVGVVKSVNAKERTASVRWLKPVARPEDPREFDEEEVVSVYELDVHPDYDYCHGDVVVRLSPVCVSTEDTERQVDSHGTNPDVKKHLGSSKEEDKSNDESHGDFSDLSWVGNITGLKNGDIEVTWADGMVSTVGPQAIYVVGREDDEESIGAGSEESDDGGASWETVQEDEMDPLENAEEEAPQLNVHINGEEETLVHSEENSSNRNGPLSIPLAALDFVTRLAVGIFSLGKRQADPLSSDSIEAAHVNAEGLGLLLEGMEVMKVTEAFSSLRTEDPSSPSMTGSGEDDTSSFRRFDTAKDPLDHYYLGENGQNNGRKWLKKVQQDWTILQKNLPGTIYVRVYEDRMDLIRAVIVGAYGTPYQDGLFVFDFHLPPEYPQVPPSVYYHSGGWRINPNLYEEGKVCLSLLNTWTGRGNEVWDPSSSSILQVLVSLQGLVLNSRPYFNEAGYDKQVGTAEGEKNSLSYNENTFLLNCKSMMYLMRKPPKDFEELVKDHFKRRGHYILKACETYMNGYLIGSLTDDASLTDNSSDNSTSVGFKLMLAKIMPKLISALSEVGAHCDEFNHLRDS